In Pangasianodon hypophthalmus isolate fPanHyp1 chromosome 1, fPanHyp1.pri, whole genome shotgun sequence, the genomic window GTAATAtgtgttccttaaaataaagtgttattgATTCATATTTCTCaatgatgaataaatggaaTAACATGATTTTCATTGGTCCTTGATCGGAACCTTGGTATTCGCTTCTTTGTCATACAAAATGGTTAGTCGCAATAAATAAACGTACCTTCACGTTGCTGGCCAACTCCTTGATGAATGATACTTGTGTATCGCTCACAGGCCACAGACGGAAAACTTTATCCCTGTAAGAAAAAGGTGAGACAGATGTTATTGGTTTTTCACTGCCCTTGTTTTAaatcaatgaaaaaaataaaaaaccctaAAATTACCCAACATAGCTGGTCGGCTCACAGAGAGCCACTGCCAACAATCCCAAAAGCAGAAGAGTCTTCATCATGCCTGATCAAGAGTAAGTGGCGTTCCATCGCTTGCTTTTATAAGACCGGATCATCAGGAGCTGACCCAATCCCTGAAGACCTTTACACCAACGTATCAGGTCATTTTTAGCCGTGAGCTCATACGGTTTAAACAAGGGTCATCATTCAATGATTAACAAGTGAATAAGTATATTTATTGATGCTCTAAAaaggacagatagagagagagacgggggttTTAAGCCAAGGACACATTTTGATAGTGAGAGTAGATGTACATTTTCGGCTTTTGGTTTGAAAAGGATTTGAAGATTTTAagcttgtttattattaaaattaagtCCAGAAGAATCAGAGCAACAGGAGAACTTTCACAAAACATCAAAGttatttatttgccttaatATAAAAACGTGTACATTTTAGCACATTATATATTTCATCCCGAGGTATTTATCACTTCTCAACAAATCATCCCTTcacatgtatattttttaaggAAGAAACTTTCAGAGACAACACTAGGAGTTTCATAATTATCAGGAAAATGACactttctatatatatacatgtttaaatgtgtgaGTCTGGGAAAACATGActgatttttccaaaaaaaaaaaacccaaaaaactgCCTGTTTTTGACTGTAGCATACTTTGACTTTTCAGATTGTAGAAATCACTGACATATTTCCAGAAATggcaaagaaatatttttatttttaaaaaattttaaaccttGCCTTGGCATCTTCTTGCTAAGATCATGTTGGGTAAAGAGCCAATGGTGGGACAAACAGTCAGTCTTGCTAGCTAAGCTCAATGTCCTCACACAGTGCTTTGTTGGATAAGTGCAtaaatcagtttgtaatcaaAAACATGGAacgaaatctttaaatgcaattgtCTCCTTTTTCACTTGATAGAACTTCACCTGTGGGTGAGATACAGTACATGCAAAAGACAAACACATTtaagttcaggaaagtctgtagtaTTCAGAACTAtagtaaaaaatgtcaaaatttcaccaagTGTACAGTTTTCTCAGCCTGCCACACAGTGACAACTAATGACAACTAATGTCATTAAGCATATTCATCATCACAATAATCCATTTAATGACTGAAACAGAGATATAAAAATCTACAAGCTACTAATATGGCATatttcaaatacaaatacaaatattaaactATTTACACGTATGATAAATATGTAAGCACTACTAAAACAATCAGATGTACCACCAAAAACTATCTACAGTCACAACAGTCTCTAACTCACATCACAATTTTACTAGTATGAGAAAGATAACAGGTCAGCAGTCTTAAATACACGCTCTACAGTAGGTGAATATATTAAGTGAATCGATCAAAATCCGAGGATGTTTCACTGCGATATGTCTACATGTTCAGTTTCTTCTACATGATGAGATTCTTGACCTGAAATGACCTTTTTGGATTTGTAATACTATGAATATTTCAGATCctagaatctgtgtgtgtgtgtgtgtgtgtgtgtgtgaaaaaatctttttcaaaaTCTTTTACTATTATGCATCTATATACAAGTCAAGCATCATGATTAATAAAGACTGGGTATTCAGActggaattatttttaatcttgtCCTGGCATGAGATCTCCTGAAGATCCCTAAAGCTAGGCTGTAGATCTATGCATAACtgtatgtttaattaatttcttcAGATAGTTGCATGTTAAGAACAATGAAAATATTGACCAGAGGAAATTTGGTATTgcaattaaaatatatcttcCATGTTTTCTTTAGCTGAATTGAGTATAACCTATTAAAATTGATCATCACATCATTATTCTCAAGTTAAAACAGATATTACTGCAAACTATTGCACTACCTCTACCTCCTTTGGAAAGCTTATAGCTTGTTATAACATCTTTTTAAAGTGTGTATTACCGCACACTACCTTTAGGTTACATCTGCACTGTCCTGTTTCTTAAGCTGTACTGTTGTGTTTGCTTGCACCATAGAAAACAGTGAGAAAAGCTTTTCATTATCTTGCaaggtataataataaaaataaacactgagtggaattttataattattcaaTCTAAATGATTAAAGCAAGTGTATTGTACgcctgagaaaaaaaagcctgaaaaaacacactttactgCCAGACCCTTTGGTTGTTTTTACATCCCTCCTGTCAGTTATAGACGTCCTCATCTTCACTGATTAAAAATGCTAACATAGCAGAATCCAGTGCAGCACCGCCAGATGATACCGCTTTGGGGGACAAAACATGAtctctagaaaaaaaagaactaaaacAAGGGAGTTGCTATTCCAAGatgcaactgaaaaaaaagatagcTAGTAAAATATTCtgaatcaaatataaaattattcatatgATCTTTCTAGAAATACAGTAAATGCTTACAAGTAGAAACACGATCTGCCTTAGAACAAGACAATTCCAACCTTGAAATTAGTACAAAAGGTCTAGTAAAttggcttaataatcttatatttgacatattataatcttataataggaaatactagattcatttgactatattcaagatatttttatgtGCTATGACATCATTGTGGAGAAACTGACTGACTGTGAAGGGAATGAAGATGGACATTGAAATAGACAAATTTCTTCTTCTGGACAGACAGTAATTAAGCTCATATTACAAACTCGTCAACTATTTGGATATATAACAGCAGgtcaaaaaaattatttgtcatgTCACTATTCCGCTTGTTTATACATGGGTGAGTCAAATTAAAACCtcattttttaagaattttattatgtttgttgtaaatatgtgtcacaaaagtgtatcaGGTTTAATGTAGCAGTAGAAGGGGCTACTGAAAACAATAGATGAGTATTTTTGCTTAACAATTTCAAATTTATGTACTGTTTCCCttacttttaaggttttcattggACTCGCCCTCATAGCTAACAATTTCTGGCCCAATTTTGCTGTCACTTATGAGGTCGAGGTTCATGGTATTCATTGACATGCCGAATAGGCCTGTTCATTGAAAATATGATGCTCAACAAGTCAGTaggttattttgtttgtttgtagctAAATTTGTCATAGTTGAATGATGGAAGGTTAGCTAGCTATTGAAATAAGGTGGATGAACTCTGCTGGCTTCTGTATGTTCTTGGAAGGAGTAATGGATGGAGGTGGAGTCAACAAGTTAACAAAAATGACCCCAAAGATTTTGGAACTAGAGCTCCAAAAAgctttaaagaaacaaaagaaaatacaggCTGTCCATTTGgtgtttaaaatgctaaaatagaTTTTTGAATAGGTCCAAGCAAGAAAGCTAATATAACCTAAATAAATTTGCGATCTTTTTATGAGAACTCAGGAAACACTCTAGGCccatggttctcaaaatggggtTTGTGAAGTATAGCCAGAGGGTCTGcgattttctcattttttttttcaaccacaACCCACAATTGTGAACCTTATTATGCCTATGAATCATGTCCAATAGAATTTAGTGATAATTTTGATCAAATTGGGACATATGGGTGGAAATTTAAACTCTCTGGCtcttaaatattattgtacCCTTTTAAATAATGTGTCTAAATATTTTGAATAGTTTGTTTGTAAAAGCGGTCCCTGACTGTAAATCGTTTGAGAAGTTGCCCTAGGCGACTGCTTGCTTACATATCTAGAACGTGAAATAGTCTTTGGATGTTGCAAACATTAATTTTCCCAACAGGCTTGCCAAATTTGATTAGTAATAACACTGATAGAGTGGCATTTGGCAGTATATGCCTAACCTTGCATTAAAAATAGAAGAGAATCTACTGGAATGCATGACAGTTCTTTTAATGTACGTGTTAGAGAGTGCAGGAAGGTTCATTTAGGTGATTTTAGGTTCTTACGTCTTTTATCGTTTATCTTTATCTGGTCTTAACTATCTCCGTTGTTATGAAAACAGTGTTGTTATGAACACAGTTCAAGGAATGTGTAAGAGGTTATGAGTATGACTGGAGTGAGCTAGATGAGCTCAAGTCAAAAAAAAGGGATGTTGAAATTAATGTTCAATTAATTAAAGCTGTAGCTCATCATGCTGCAAGCAGAATAAACTTCATATAAGTGTGTAATTAAACTGTAATCCTTTTTTCTTGCAGGCAACCGCACCTACATATAGAAAGGTGAAGATgtcataaaataacatttagaaTGTCATAACATTTAGAAAGGTGGATATGTCATCAAAGCCCTGTTTAATGTCTTGAATTTCTTAGGAAACCTGATGTGTGCGACTTATGTGCTGtgaccagggttgccagatatgATAAAAGAGTCGCAATAGGCAAGCTTTATGGAAAAGTCTACTttccctaattttttttttttttccaccaggaTCCCATGTGATCCTAAATGTcgtattatttaataatttgttaCATATACTGGCAGTTCAGTCTTGCAGGAAAACCATGCACCTGGCAACACTGAGTATTGCCCATTAGCATTGCCCTAATTTACACCTGGTTTTggaaaaatcacacacaaaactgGCCTCTGATAACTGCCCAAAGCATAGTACATCGAACCATTTTCCAtttctcacaattttttttgcatgaatgtATATGAGAGAAAAGCACTTTGAAAGCACTTTGCCAGTGTGCATGGTGCTTAAAAGTGCATGAAGAGACTCATACTCCAGTTTCATATATAACTAGCAAAGTTTTGCTGCAGAACATGGACACCTAAAACCAGGCACAAACAACTCAGTACATTTGGCCCACAGTGTAATACTATTAACGTTCAATAAAGACTTCCATTCGTTCCCCAAGGCATGTTCCTGATTGTTTCTCATTTCTGTATTGAAGCGGGATGGAAAAACCTACACTTCAATTGAAATGAATCAGTTACAGTTTTCTTGTAACTTTTATGCTAAAATATGTCTTAATAGTTTGATGAACTTTGAACTCAAAGACCTTCCAAATGCAATTGAGATGAAACAAGAAAGATGATCTTCCCAGTGGTCTGATTGTGCTAGGTCTTTGGCTCTTCCACTGTGTTAGAATTATACTCAGAATCTTTCTTACTAGACAGACGTAGCACTTGAGAAGCTCTGGTGGACAGAGCAGTCATCTTGGTGCTGATACTGGAGTTTCTCATAACAGGACTTGACTCACAGTGCAGCAGCCTCAGGAGGTTCTTGCGAAAGTTGTGGCCCACGAAGCCATAGAGAATGGGGTTGACGCAACTGTTAAAGTAAGCCAGGCATATGCTGAAGGGCATGGCCGTGTCGATGACATCCAGAACATGGCAGTCTTTCACCACCCCCAGCATTGCCAGAAGCTCCATGAAGTGGAAGAGCTGGTGAGGAGCCCAGCATACGAAGAAGGCCAGGACAGCGGCAGCTAACATACGCAGAGTCTCGTCTTCCCGAGAACGTGCACTCTTCCTCAGCAAACCTTTGGCTTTCAGCAGGGCGCAACCCATCAGGCAATCacaggtgatgatgatgaggaaggGCACAAGAAACCCTAGAACACTCTTAAGGATGCTGAGAGACACCAGAAGATGCATCTGCTTGTTACTTTGCAAGATTCCACAGAGTGTGGAGGGATGATCCTTGACCCTGTAGATGTCCCTGCTTAGAGCAGTAGGCATGCTCAGAACAAAGGCAAATACCCACACTAGCACGCAGGTAATTCGGGCATAGAGCAGCGTACGCCGCTGCCGGGAGCCCATTGGGTGAACGATGGCCAAGTATCGATCCACACTGAGCGCCGTCAGGAAGAATATACTGGTGTAGAGGTTGAAGATAACCAGGCCTGCGCTGGCCTTGCATAGGAAACTTCCAAATGGCCAGTGGTAGCCCAAGGCAGTGAACGTGGCCCACATGGGCAGAGTGACAAGGAAGGTGAGATCTGATACAGCCAAATTGAGTACAAACACGTTGGCTACAGTCTTCAGCTTCATGTAGCGGTAGATCACAGTCACCACCATGCTGTTACCCACCATCCCAATTACGAAGTTGAAAGCGTAGACGACTGGTACAAAGGTGAAGATGAATTTGTGGCTGCCGGTCATGTTGCATTTTAGTGGCAAAGCCTCGTTTGAGTCCGCCGTTAGGTTTTCCATTTCTGTGTTTATGGTTTTATGGTTTCAAAGGTTGTAAGAGCCTACGTTTGCAAACTGGGTGCTGCGTCCATGGGGTGCGTCTGGCTGATCACTTTTCTACCACAGTTCCGAGGCCTCACCGTCTCCTAtaaaagacaacaacaaaaatgtcaaTTATCGTCCAGGAGAAAGGAGAGCTATCATTACCACAGTCATGGGCTGTAAAAGCTGGCCCCAAATGCCCAGTAAGAAACCCTTTCAGGCTATATCTTCTCATTAAAACCACTACATCTAGCGTTTATATCATTTTTGCAAAACAAGACGCCATGAAAAGCTTATGCTTTATGATGTTTATGGTGAGAATAGGCTTTGAAACCATGATATATGGGCTGTCAAGGACCTGTGGTTGGCCTTTCACAGTCTCCCCCCTCCAGGTAGTAAGAGGCAACAGTAAacatgtacagtgtttatggaaGGGGCTGTCCATGTGGATTCAGACGCCGGAAAAAGACGACAGTTTATTTATAGTGTTATGAGCCGCTCTAATGAAATACAGCATGGATAACTGCACCATGAAACGTTTTGAGGTTCAGGTGACAGGCAgaagagagaacgagagagacgAGAGACATGCACAGAGACATGTTTGTCACGTGTCAGACTCTGTGGAGGCTGAGACTCAGCGTGTGAGCTTCTAATCAGCACACACCTAAATAAACAGGTCACCAGGGGTCCGGACTGTGGAAACTTGTGAGAAAATCCAACATGTTTGCTGTGGAGAGTCAGCCTGCAGCTCTGCTTTAAAGATGGCTCATTAAAGGACATAGtgtaaaatgtggaaaaatgtgcagCAACATCTGTCACTTGAGGTTTAATGGGACGAAACATGGTGCTCATTGTGGAGCTGCCCTTTTCTCAATGATTGTAATTTAGGCTTTAAGTAGATCACTCAGATCAGCAAACATTAGGCGAGTGCCCTTTAAAATCAAGCTCAAGAATTGAGTTTTTGGTTCATATATAAGGCCTTAAATTTGAGTTTTTCCTTTTGAACACCAGACACTTTggatgtaaatcatatgataTGGCCGTCACACTCACCAGAGCTCAACTCAGTTGAACATCTATGAGAGTTTTGGGAATGAAGTGTTAGATGGCTGTCTAACAGCATCATCACAACATCATCTGAGGGAaaattatttggattttttttttttttaatcgctccagtacagttcctGAGACTTGTAGAGTCGACACAAGGCACATTAAAGTTGTTCTGGCGGCTTGTGCTGCCTCAACAGCTGACTAGCACAATTTGTCtgtcaaataaaaaattggaaattatttttatattgcattgtttattgaaaataggtgtcacaaaagtgtatcattTTCTACACAAATTCTTGTAATATTTTATCAATATTATTGAAGCTTtcgtttttaataaattattgtgaCTAGGTTctatttttgtgaaattttctTCAGTTTATAATCTTCTTCAGTGgtaaatactactaataataataacaatacaatcactactactactactactaaatatttctttttctatttatttttttcctccctctgaTGTATTTTCATGTTTCTGTACTAATCTGTCTACTTGTTTGACTGATTTAATATGATGGTATGcgtttgctaatctaatctaacctAATCTGACTCAGATTCAGATCCTGTGTACTCTGTGTTGCTGATAAAAACCACAAGAGAGCAGACTTGAGCATCTTTATGGAGAACCTGACCATCACTGACCACTGTAACAAAAGCcttaatattaaaaacacaatattattattaatattgatattaacATACTCTACATTTTTCCTTTCCACCCTGCATACCAGTGTCAGTCCATATCCATTCTAGCTACATATCAAGCTGCTGTTACTGATCACATTTCAGGACGTGATCCATTTTAATTGCAACAATAATACGTCTCATTTTAACCAGtataatattttgattttaaacccGAGAGCAGTTTCATATGTGTGTCACATACGCCTGTAGCTTTTCTCCAGTTTCACAGCTAAGGCCTCCCGGTGTAACAGAAACAGCTTTATTAGTTACAGATGTGGTGTTTGTTGCAGGAGGGGAATGTTGGGGTGCCAAGCACAACAGAGCGATGAAATAACACCCTGAGTTTCCTGCACAAGTCCCACACTCACTAAAGCGTCCCTGCAGATGAAGCAGACCTGCTCTTACTTAGTAATGTGGAAAACATTCAGTTCCATACAGCAAGTGTACACAGCATATGGCACAGACATGCCCTGGGGTCTGTCGgatatattattaaaacatgtttCTGTGTCATATGCCAAAATATACTTCAATAAACCAAAAAGGAATTCCTTTGATTTTTGAAATTTCCAGTGAGCAGTTGAATTTCTCCTGGTGATGAATAACTAaacaatctatctatctatctatctatctatctatctatctatctatctatctatctgtctgtctgtctgtctgtctgtttaccaAGGTCCATCCCCCATcctttgtcattttgtttatgattattttctaatttgtcCTTTATTTTGTACCTTTATGTGTATGTATTCTATCACATGTTAAATCTGATTcttccatgtttgttttgttttgtttgcacttAAACTTTGCAATTTCTGTGATAGATTTTGTAAAGCGACTTTAAGTGTtagaaaggcgctatataaataaaacaaatataataataatccatccatcttccataccgcttatccgacacagggttgcggggagtctggagcctatcccaggggactcggggcacaaggtggtggacaccctggacggggtgtcAGTCTATCACAgagcacaatcgcacacacacctattcacacactacagacaatttgtaAATTCCAATCAGACTATAACATGTCTTTTGACTGGGGGAGGAAAACAGAgcacctggaggaaaccccgaagcacagggagaacatgcatacTACGCggacacagggcggaggcaggaattGATCCCCCAACCCAGGAGTGAcacaacagtgctaaccactaagccactgtaccccaccatataataataataataataataataataataataataataataataataatgttgcacctttcctttttaaaaataagttgtAAAAGTGCTTGTGTTTTATGAAGcaataacaatttaaaataaaaaaaattaattaaaaaatgcaaggaggtaaaataaaatataaaaataagaaccTGACTTAAGAAACAGATTAAAgtatgaagagaaaaaaagacagaataaaataaagtatatatctatatagtgcaaataaaaaagacacattTATGTCTTGAAGATTTACTttgaattcttttaaaaaagacaataagggtataatataactatatataactatatatatatatacatacatacatatatatatatatatatatatatatatatatatatatatatatatatatatatatatggacaggtgacaaattaaactAAAAGTGATGAGCAccgttcttccaaaagattttccctcagttggtgttgtgatgatggtggtggagagtgctgtctaacacgtCACTCCAAAATTCTCTCGTAGGTGTATGAAGGCCATAGTATACAATTTagatcattttcatcctcattaaacCATTCACTAAGCCTGGGAGGGGGCGGAGTCGTCCTGGTAGACACCACGCCCATCAggagagaaatgtttcatcataggataaagtgatcagtcagaagaactgcAGTATTGATTTGCAGTCATGTTTCCCTCTAAGGGACTAAAACTAggccagcaaaataaataaatgcccccctACAGCTTGACAGAGCCacaggtttttcctttaatttgtcatccgTCTGTTCAGTCTCAATGTAAAACATATACGTACGTGACAGTTGAGGTTATAAGCAACAAACAGAACAGAGCGTGAGAATTTCTTGTGGAGTAAttgcatgtgtttatttattttctcagcATTTTCTCAGATGGGAAAGACTGTCAGTGGTTTGTGATTTAGGCACATGGGGTCAGGGCGGGTCAGGAGGCCTGCAGTGGATGCAGTGACAGTTTGGAAGTCACAGAAGTGAAATACAGGATGAGCGCTATAGGGGAGGTGCCCTGCCACAGGAAACTCTGTGTTTTAGATCAGTCTAGATCTGACTTCCTGAAAAATATCTGACCAGTGTCTTACTAGTTGAGCTGAATTGCTTTAAGATaagaagataagataagataatcctttattcgtcccccaatggggaaatttgcacATTCCTTTATGGTTACATGATAGCGTATGCATATACAAGGTTTAGTTAACGGGACTCATTACACATAGATACATGTCAGGTGAACCAGGccaataaaatgaatttaataatagctttcaaaaacattttctaaaccAATGTCACATCAGTTCTTAATATGTGTTCGGTTATCGGAATTCCTCTAAAACCTACGTTCACGGATTGAAtgattaaattgaatttttccacattttgtagaaTTACTATctagaactgaactgaaaattatatatatatatatgtgtgtgtgtgtgtgtgtgtgtgtttgtgtgatgggtattttttctcttcatgcccattgctgtgaaactcCTAAATAAGTTCTTTTGGAAAGAGAAAagattacagcattttttttttgcttgctacTGAAGAATTACATCATTAGTACATTTGATCAGTATCTGAGTTTATGGCCGTGAgattattgctctattttggaGTAACACAGACTAACTCTTTGTGCAcaagatgattttaatttagtCCTGGGCCGCATGGTGTATATTTGACACCCAATAGCTTTAAAAACAACTTTCTGTTTTAAAGTGGAGTTCAAAcatctgagaccacattgaaaatctgggattttttttttatttaaaattgtaaataaacagaaagttttagaatttcaaaatatttaaaacaaagaaagtaaaggttcaatatcttgaatatttaatatttaatatatgcaCTATTtgtaggtccctatttaaatgtaagcaaatatgTGGTATTAACCACGTTagctcctttgtacaaaaggtcaggttttcctcatgtctaatctcttctactgaagtgTGTATTCCGAcgaggttttgcacaaacttgttgagtccatgccagcttgagtgcacactgtcattaaagcaaaaaggggacatactgAATACTAAGAAAccctgaaattcatgtaaatatttcatagattgtacttttcattcaagttgttgtcaataatgtaatttgtaatgaaaattgttgcatTAATTTAGAAAGAATGCAAAGTAGAAGCATCTTCACTcatgctctcagacttttggacctttGCGTGTTCTATACTGTTGTGCATTCTACTGTGTTTGATTTTCAACTGTTCTTTCAATTCTTGTTTTTGGATTACAATTTGGCCCCTGTGCCTA contains:
- the agtr1b gene encoding type-1 angiotensin II receptor → MENLTADSNEALPLKCNMTGSHKFIFTFVPVVYAFNFVIGMVGNSMVVTVIYRYMKLKTVANVFVLNLAVSDLTFLVTLPMWATFTALGYHWPFGSFLCKASAGLVIFNLYTSIFFLTALSVDRYLAIVHPMGSRQRRTLLYARITCVLVWVFAFVLSMPTALSRDIYRVKDHPSTLCGILQSNKQMHLLVSLSILKSVLGFLVPFLIIITCDCLMGCALLKAKGLLRKSARSREDETLRMLAAAVLAFFVCWAPHQLFHFMELLAMLGVVKDCHVLDVIDTAMPFSICLAYFNSCVNPILYGFVGHNFRKNLLRLLHCESSPVMRNSSISTKMTALSTRASQVLRLSSKKDSEYNSNTVEEPKT